The following are encoded in a window of Colletotrichum lupini chromosome 3, complete sequence genomic DNA:
- a CDS encoding malate dehydrogenase — MVKVAVLGASGQIGQPLSLLLKSSLLVTDLRLYDVVHAVGVATDLNHIDTPSVVKGYLPENDGLQKALSGTEVVLISAGIARKPGMTHLFKTNASVIADLAAGVAQFCPKAFVAIITNPVNSTVPIAAEVLKKHRVFDPKRLFGVTTLDVVRGSKFVADVLGNISPQDLKVPVVGGHSGATILPLISQSQPSVQLSQEQIEAITNRVQFGGDEIVKAKTGAGSATTCMAYAGFRFAQAIIKASQGQSGIVEPAYVYLPGLQGGEAVAHKLGVSYFAVPVTFGPGGAETAHPIGSLSDYEEGLLKVAVNELGGNIKKGEAFIQSQA, encoded by the exons ATGGTCAAAGTCGCTGTTTTGGGTGCCTCGGGGCAGATTGGACAACCCTTAAGTCTCCTACTCAAATCG TCACTTCTTGTGACAGATCTTAGACTTTACGATGTTGTTCACGCTGTGGGCGTAGCTACGGATCTCAACCACATTGATACTCCTTCAGTCGTTAAGGGCTATCTCCCCGAGAATGATGGTCTTCAAAAGGCTCTTAGCGGGACGGAAGTCGTACTGATCTCTGCTGGCATTGCTCGCAAGCCGGGCATGACTC ACTTGTTCAAGACCAACGCCAGCGTCATTGCAGACTTGGCTGCTGGTGTTGCCCAATTCTGCCCGAAAGCATTTGTTGCAATTATCACCAATCCAGTCAACAGCACAGTCCCCATTGCGGCCGAAGTGTTGAAGAAGCACAGAGTTTTCGACCCCAAGCGCTTGTTTGGCGTCACGACACTGGATGTTGTGCGCGGATCCAAGTTTGTTGCTGATGTCCTTGGCAATATCAGCCCACAGGATCTCAAGGTACCTGTTGTTGGCGGGCATTCCGGAGCAACAATCTTGCCGTTGATTAGCCAATCCCAGCCCTCAGTACAGCTTAGCCAAGAGCAGATTGAGGCTATCACAAACA GAGTCCAATTCGGCGGGGACGAAATTGTCAAAGCCAAGACCGGTGCTGGGTCTGCGACAACATGTATGGCGTACGCTGGTTTCCG CTTTGCTCAAGCCATTATCAAGGCTTCTCAAGGTCAGAGTGGTATCGTGGAGCCTGCCTATGTCTACCTCCCTGGGTTGCAAGGAGGTGAGGCTGTTGCCCACAAGCTCGGAGTGAGCTATTTTGCTGTCCCGGTGACCTTCGGGCCTGGCGGTGCCGAGACCGCGCATCCCATTGGATCTTTGTCTGATTATGAAGAGGGTCTTTTGAAGGTGGCCGTTAATGAACTCGGAGGAAACATCAAAAAGGGAGAGGCTTTCATCCAGTCACAGGCGTAA
- a CDS encoding Zn(II)2Cys6 transcription factor: MPLEDSDIDVCPPGQRDLYELVAKSDLHGQVENTFLHLPANHPERLVSSPAVQDKTTETSPEVDEEPGRHERASTDPPPSSISPKAAASLRHRQETQAVLEHHVRHSQLVGRVLEVFHKSIHAREMDDQTILFLKADVTAYGNDLTEPRFTPALQDIPQLTPDPTVFPFVKFRDALQTSINAAYAILRIIEQYSELGGPLFWPGYMSAVWMSGLVLALAARLKVCNVEKAISGIESSLQLLNKLTKRWAMARHCREVLSVLLQGITQGPKTHKRVRKDTTEGSDHEDGQDVTQKSAKRSKKRIRGTNASGRQDQPINLGTMSPRRQLPISNTNHNTRSPIPAQRLRDSNPVPRVYESQRQNHFNFETSDFNPNSPRPNQSQTRPTDASQLFSPADFNFQNNTSSMSSYFAPIPTTFPDRNRNPSNQVMERQFGVTDNFFDMFDGATWGSLLDIVNDAGAEAQYPY; the protein is encoded by the exons GACTCAGACATCGACGTATGCCCGCCAGGCCAGCGAGACCTCTATGAACTAGTTGCAAAGTCAGATCTTCACGGCCAAGTGGAGAACACCTTCCTACACCTACCTGCAAACCACCCCGAACGGTTGGTATCATCTCCAGCGGTTCAAGATAAGACCACGGAGACCTCGCCTGAGGTAGACGAGGAACCCGGTAGACATGAGAGAGCCAGTACCGACCCTCCGCCATCCAGCATATCACCCAAGGCTGCCGCGAGTCTCCGCCACCGTCAAGAGACACAAGCTGTTTTAGAACATCATGTTCGGCACTCACAGCTAGTGGGAAGAGTTCTAGAAGTCTTCCACAAGTCTATTCATGCTAGAGAAATGGATGATCAGACAATTTTGTTCCTGAAGGCGGATGTGACGGCCTATGGCAACGATCTCACAGAGCCGCGCTTCACCCCAGCCTTACAAGACATACCACAGCTAACTCCGGACCCCACCGTCTTTCCCTTCGTCA AGTTCCGTGACGCATTACAGACTAGCATAAATGCTGCCTACGCGATACTCCGCATCATTGAGCAGTATTCAGAATTGGGGGGTCCTTTGTTTTGGCCTGGATACATGTCAGCTGTGTGGATGAGTGGTCTAGTGCTGGCTCTAGCAGCGCGACTCAAAGTTTGCAATGTTGAGAAAGCTATATC AGGAATCGAATCTTCGCTGCAACTGTTAAACAAGTTGACAAAACGATGGGCAATGGCTCGACACTGCAGAGAAGTCCTATCTGTCCTGCTTCAGGGTATCACACAGGGACCTAAAACACATAAGAGAGTCCGAAAAGATACCACTGAGGGCTCAGATCATGAGGATGGTCAAGATGTCACACAAAAGTCTGCCAAGCGAAGCAAGAAGAGGATAAGAGGCACTAATGCGTCTGGGCGACAAGATCAGCCCATAAATCTCGGTACAATGTCTCCGCGACGGCAACTACCAATATCAAACACCAACCATAACACTCGAAGCCCGATTCCAGCCCAACGGCTAAGAGATAGCAATCCCGTTCCAAGGGTCTATGAAAGCCAAAGACAGAATCATTTCAACTTCGAGACATCCGACTTCAACCCAAACAGCCCCCGGCCAAACCAGAGTCAGACTCGTCCAACCGATGCCAGCCAGCTTTTCTCGCCGGCTGACTTCAATTTTCAAAACAACACCTCATCTATGAGTTCCTATTTTGCTCCCATACCCACAACATTTCCGGATCGCAACAGAAACCCATCCAATCAGGTCATGGAAAGACAGTTTGGAGTCACTGACAACTTTTTCGACATGTTCGATGGAGCTACATGGGGTTCACTGCTGGACATTGTGAACGATGCAGGTGCAGAAGCACAATATCCATACTAA